A window of Auraticoccus monumenti contains these coding sequences:
- a CDS encoding VOC family protein, with protein sequence MFTRLTPILPVAQVAEELAFYEALGLTRHTDPEETYPLEDFAAVASGEHILFGLARTDDVAVPPAGLLWQLETDDLDAVARAAVDGGVQVTSAVATQPWGRRTMTLRSPNGYLVGVEEV encoded by the coding sequence GTGTTCACCCGACTGACCCCGATCCTGCCCGTCGCGCAGGTGGCCGAGGAGCTCGCGTTCTACGAGGCCCTGGGCCTCACCCGGCACACCGACCCCGAGGAGACCTACCCGCTGGAGGACTTCGCGGCGGTCGCCTCCGGCGAGCACATCCTCTTCGGGCTGGCCCGCACCGACGACGTCGCGGTGCCGCCCGCGGGTCTGCTGTGGCAGCTGGAGACCGACGACCTGGACGCCGTCGCGCGGGCCGCGGTGGACGGAGGGGTGCAGGTCACCTCGGCGGTCGCCACCCAGCCCTGGGGACGCCGGACGATGACCCTGCGCTCGCCGAACGGCTACCTCGTCGGCGTCGAGGAGGTGTAG
- a CDS encoding CPBP family intramembrane glutamic endopeptidase: METTTPSTPPPDPVEPRALRDVGAEVPATRPPVVDVLPQGPTGYHHFLRTERRGWWRGALAVLLTAVLFLLLQVAVSIPLVVVQALTGWELIRVDGANMVMTPGLLLATNVSIGLMIPVSMLLQRMLFGQRGRWLHSVHGRFRWGLSLRLAAILVPVWLVYAVVLTWFFPAAAGAGGAAPTLLSTLTMLAVVVLTTPFQAAGEEYAARGLLARAFGSWFASPRAALVAALIGPNLIFMVAHGAGDWTLALYYLAFGVACSLITWRTGGLEAAVVLHAVNNTVLFGISAFLTSEVVIDRSAGSGGAMMLIPGAMMALVTVAVWIWSRRRDVPRAADPRPLA, from the coding sequence ATGGAGACCACGACACCGAGTACCCCGCCCCCCGACCCCGTCGAGCCCCGCGCCCTCCGCGACGTGGGCGCCGAGGTCCCCGCCACCCGGCCGCCGGTGGTCGACGTGCTGCCCCAGGGGCCGACCGGGTACCACCACTTCCTGCGGACCGAGCGTCGTGGCTGGTGGCGGGGCGCCCTCGCCGTGCTGCTCACCGCCGTGCTGTTCCTCCTGCTGCAGGTGGCGGTGTCCATCCCGCTGGTCGTCGTCCAGGCGCTCACCGGCTGGGAGCTGATCCGGGTGGACGGGGCCAACATGGTGATGACCCCGGGGCTGCTGCTGGCCACCAACGTCTCGATCGGGTTGATGATCCCGGTCTCGATGCTGCTGCAGCGGATGCTCTTCGGCCAGCGCGGACGGTGGCTGCACTCCGTGCACGGCCGGTTCCGCTGGGGCCTGTCGCTCCGGCTGGCCGCGATCCTGGTGCCGGTCTGGCTGGTCTACGCCGTCGTCCTCACCTGGTTCTTCCCGGCCGCCGCCGGGGCCGGCGGTGCGGCGCCGACGCTGCTCTCGACCCTGACCATGCTCGCCGTGGTGGTCCTCACCACCCCCTTCCAGGCCGCCGGCGAGGAGTACGCCGCCCGCGGTCTGCTCGCGCGCGCCTTCGGCTCCTGGTTCGCCTCCCCCAGGGCGGCGCTGGTCGCGGCCCTGATCGGGCCGAACCTGATCTTCATGGTCGCGCACGGGGCCGGGGACTGGACGCTCGCGCTGTACTACCTGGCCTTCGGGGTGGCCTGCTCGCTGATCACCTGGCGCACCGGCGGGCTGGAGGCGGCCGTCGTCCTGCACGCGGTCAACAACACGGTCCTCTTCGGGATCTCGGCGTTCCTGACCAGCGAGGTCGTGATCGACCGCAGCGCCGGCTCGGGTGGGGCGATGATGCTCATCCCCGGCGCCATGATGGCCCTGGTCACCGTCGCCGTCTGGATCTGGAGCCGCCGCCGGGACGTCCCCCGCGCCGCCGACCCGCGGCCCCTCGCCTGA
- a CDS encoding ABC transporter ATP-binding protein: MTAITVDRLHKTYVVPEREGGLRAALGALVRRRTRQVRAVSDVSFTIEAGEVVGFLGPNGAGKTTTLKMLAGLLHPSEGTASVLGHTPWQRDRSYLARMALIMGQRNQLQWDIPVLDSYRLNQAVFRISDADFRRRLDEITELLELGDLLRKPVRNLSLGERMKCEIAGSLLHAPQVLFLDEPTIGLDVAMQRRIRSFVAEYNQRTGACVMLTSHYMADVEALCRRVIVIHHGRLLFDGGLAELVHRFATDKTITVELEDGSAVDDATLAAVVEGRAVERSLTGLTLRVPKADTPRVAARLLAGLPVTDLMIEEPPIESVIEQVFASPAEDDEPAQVEGPTADADPVEAATSPGEGATRG, encoded by the coding sequence ATGACCGCGATCACCGTGGATCGTCTGCACAAGACCTACGTCGTGCCGGAGCGCGAGGGTGGCCTGAGGGCTGCCCTCGGGGCGTTGGTGCGTCGTCGCACCCGCCAGGTGAGGGCGGTCTCCGACGTCAGCTTCACCATCGAGGCGGGGGAGGTGGTCGGCTTCCTCGGGCCGAACGGCGCGGGCAAGACGACCACGCTGAAGATGCTGGCCGGGCTGCTGCACCCCAGCGAGGGCACCGCCTCGGTCCTCGGGCACACCCCTTGGCAGCGCGACCGCTCCTACCTGGCCCGGATGGCGTTGATCATGGGCCAGCGCAACCAGCTCCAGTGGGACATCCCGGTGCTGGACTCCTACCGGCTGAACCAGGCCGTCTTCAGGATCAGCGACGCCGACTTCCGCCGCCGGCTGGACGAGATCACCGAGCTGCTCGAGCTCGGCGACCTGCTCCGCAAGCCGGTGCGCAACCTGTCCCTGGGTGAGCGGATGAAGTGCGAGATCGCCGGGTCGCTGCTGCACGCCCCGCAGGTGCTGTTCCTCGACGAGCCGACCATCGGCCTGGACGTGGCCATGCAGCGCCGGATCCGGTCGTTCGTGGCCGAGTACAACCAGCGCACCGGCGCCTGCGTGATGCTGACCAGCCACTACATGGCCGACGTCGAGGCGCTCTGCCGCCGGGTGATCGTGATCCACCACGGGCGGCTGCTCTTCGACGGCGGACTCGCCGAGCTGGTGCACCGGTTCGCGACGGACAAGACGATCACCGTCGAGCTGGAGGACGGGAGCGCCGTGGACGACGCCACCCTGGCCGCCGTGGTCGAGGGCCGGGCCGTCGAGCGGTCGTTGACCGGGCTCACCCTCCGGGTGCCGAAGGCCGACACCCCGCGGGTCGCGGCCCGGCTGCTGGCCGGGCTGCCGGTCACGGACCTGATGATCGAGGAGCCGCCGATCGAGTCGGTGATCGAGCAGGTCTTCGCCTCCCCGGCCGAGGACGACGAGCCGGCCCAGGTCGAGGGCCCCACCGCCGACGCCGACCCGGTCGAGGCCGCGACGTCGCCGGGGGAGGGGGCCACCCGTGGCTGA
- a CDS encoding ABC transporter permease, which produces MAEPTVAVPAPDFTRTSGRALSRYYRGEFSASLANNLAYRGAVAIWVLTTVIQPLVSIVVWQTVAGPGGQVNGYTASEFVTYFAVTMLVEHLTFIWLMWEFEYRIRTGSMSPLLLRPIHPVHKDVCDNLSYKAVGLVGVVPAMVLLVIGFGGEVSAIRVWQVLAFLPALLLAMALRFVLEWALALSAFWLTKTSALNNLYFSLFLFLGGAFAPLAVLPETVRTVALASPFPWMLAFPVEVAMGRRTGIDVLVGYAVQLGWLALALVLMRVVWARAVRTYSAVGA; this is translated from the coding sequence GTGGCTGAGCCCACGGTCGCGGTGCCGGCGCCGGACTTCACCAGGACCTCCGGACGCGCCCTGTCGCGCTACTACCGCGGCGAGTTCTCCGCGTCGCTGGCCAACAACCTCGCCTACCGCGGCGCGGTGGCGATCTGGGTGCTCACCACCGTCATCCAGCCGCTGGTCTCGATCGTGGTCTGGCAGACCGTGGCCGGTCCGGGCGGGCAGGTCAACGGCTACACCGCCTCGGAGTTCGTCACCTACTTCGCGGTGACGATGCTGGTGGAGCACCTCACCTTCATCTGGCTGATGTGGGAGTTCGAGTACCGGATCCGCACCGGCTCGATGTCACCGCTGCTGCTGCGCCCCATCCACCCCGTCCACAAGGACGTGTGCGACAACCTCAGCTACAAGGCGGTGGGGCTGGTGGGGGTGGTCCCGGCCATGGTGCTGCTGGTGATCGGGTTCGGCGGCGAGGTGTCGGCGATCAGGGTGTGGCAGGTGCTCGCCTTCCTGCCGGCGCTGCTGCTGGCCATGGCGCTGCGCTTCGTGCTCGAGTGGGCGCTCGCGCTGTCGGCCTTCTGGCTGACCAAGACCTCCGCGCTCAACAACCTCTACTTCTCGCTGTTCCTCTTCCTCGGTGGCGCGTTCGCGCCGCTGGCCGTGCTGCCCGAGACGGTGCGCACCGTGGCCCTGGCCTCCCCCTTCCCGTGGATGCTGGCCTTCCCGGTCGAGGTGGCGATGGGTCGACGGACGGGGATCGACGTGCTGGTCGGCTACGCCGTGCAGCTGGGCTGGTTGGCGCTGGCCCTGGTGCTGATGCGGGTGGTCTGGGCACGGGCGGTCCGGACGTACTCCGCGGTGGGGGCCTGA
- a CDS encoding ABC transporter permease codes for MGVTDAGPLATTRRGRLRHDASILRTYLGLGVLNLVQYRSDFVLSVVNAAITLLTQLLGLSVVFAQTTDLAGWRSDDLLVLVGVHFLIGGLIGLVLRPSMEMMMEGIRQGTFDFTLVKPADSQLLASIQVVRPQALVDVVVGLGVIVFATTRLGGALGPVDVGLFLLTLVCGVVVIYSFILALSTMAFWFVRLDNVLAIFQSLFGQAGRWPITIFPGWLRVMLTFVVPVAFAVTVPSQALTGRLDLVTTLGAVGVALVFFAASRWFWFFALRRYTGASA; via the coding sequence GTGGGCGTCACCGACGCGGGTCCGCTGGCCACCACCCGGCGCGGACGGCTGCGGCACGACGCCTCGATCCTGCGCACCTACCTCGGGCTGGGTGTGCTCAACCTGGTCCAGTACCGCTCGGACTTCGTGCTCTCCGTCGTCAACGCGGCGATCACCCTGCTCACCCAGCTGCTGGGGCTCTCGGTGGTCTTCGCCCAGACCACCGACCTGGCCGGTTGGCGGTCCGACGACCTGCTGGTCCTGGTCGGCGTGCACTTCCTGATCGGCGGGCTGATCGGGCTGGTGCTGCGCCCCTCGATGGAGATGATGATGGAGGGCATCCGCCAGGGCACCTTCGACTTCACCCTGGTCAAGCCCGCCGACTCCCAGCTGCTGGCCAGCATCCAGGTGGTCCGGCCGCAGGCGCTGGTCGACGTGGTGGTGGGTCTCGGCGTGATCGTGTTCGCCACCACCCGGCTCGGTGGTGCCCTCGGCCCCGTGGACGTCGGGCTGTTCCTGCTCACCCTGGTCTGCGGGGTGGTGGTGATCTACAGCTTCATCCTGGCGCTGAGCACCATGGCGTTCTGGTTCGTCCGGCTGGACAACGTGCTGGCCATCTTCCAGTCCCTGTTCGGCCAGGCCGGTCGCTGGCCGATCACCATCTTCCCCGGCTGGCTCCGGGTGATGCTGACCTTCGTGGTCCCGGTGGCCTTCGCGGTGACGGTGCCGTCCCAGGCGCTGACCGGCCGGCTCGACCTCGTCACCACGCTGGGCGCGGTCGGCGTGGCCCTGGTGTTCTTCGCCGCCTCGCGCTGGTTCTGGTTCTTCGCCCTCCGTCGCTACACCGGCGCCTCGGCCTGA
- the nadE gene encoding ammonia-dependent NAD(+) synthetase, protein MTLRDEIRVALDVQPTIDPGTEVERRTAFLADYVRATGTKGFVLGISGGQDSTLAGALAQRAVESLRADGLEASFVAVRLPYGTQADEADAQIALDFIGPDRVVTVDVRPGADASSAAVAEGLGEELRDFVRGNVKARERMVLQYAIAGQHALLVIGTDHAAEAVTGFFTKYGDGGVDLTPLTGLTKRQGAKLLQHLGAPASSWTKVPTADLEDDRPGLPDEIALGVSYAQIDDYLEGADVTDEVATRIETLYLQTRHKRTVPVTPTATWWHPAG, encoded by the coding sequence ATGACTCTCCGGGACGAGATCCGCGTCGCGCTCGATGTGCAGCCCACCATCGACCCCGGGACGGAGGTCGAACGCCGCACCGCCTTCCTCGCCGACTACGTGCGGGCGACCGGCACCAAGGGGTTCGTGCTGGGCATCTCCGGGGGCCAGGACTCCACGCTCGCGGGGGCCCTGGCCCAGCGCGCGGTGGAGTCGCTGCGGGCCGACGGCCTCGAGGCCTCCTTCGTCGCCGTGCGGCTGCCCTACGGCACCCAGGCCGACGAGGCCGACGCCCAGATCGCGCTGGACTTCATCGGCCCCGACCGCGTGGTCACCGTCGACGTGCGCCCGGGGGCGGACGCCTCCAGCGCCGCCGTGGCCGAGGGGCTCGGCGAGGAGCTCCGCGACTTCGTCCGCGGCAACGTCAAGGCCCGCGAGCGGATGGTGCTGCAGTACGCCATCGCCGGCCAGCACGCCCTGCTGGTGATCGGCACCGACCACGCCGCGGAGGCCGTCACCGGCTTCTTCACCAAGTACGGCGACGGCGGTGTGGACCTGACCCCGCTCACCGGCCTGACCAAGCGCCAGGGCGCGAAGCTGCTGCAGCACCTGGGCGCACCCGCCTCGAGCTGGACCAAGGTCCCCACCGCCGACCTCGAGGACGACCGCCCGGGTCTGCCCGACGAGATCGCCCTCGGTGTCAGCTACGCCCAGATCGACGACTACCTCGAGGGCGCGGACGTCACCGACGAGGTCGCCACCCGGATCGAGACCCTCTACCTGCAGACCCGGCACAAGCGCACCGTGCCGGTGACGCCGACCGCCACCTGGTGGCACCCCGCCGGCTGA
- a CDS encoding gamma-glutamyltransferase family protein, translated as MAFTTRPTLQGTFGMVGSTHWLATATAMSVLERGGRAADAAVAAGFVLHVVEPHLNGPGGEVPMVLSVEGADPVVLCGQGVAPAGATAERYRDLGLDIVPGSGPLAAAVPGAVDAWLLLLRDHGTWTLRDVLDHAIGLAEHGHSPVPQVAATVASVQELFTEHWTSSAALYLGADGPRTGQLFRNPDLAGTWQRLLAEAESAGPDRDTQIEAARRVWREGFIAEALVAAAGTPTVDSTGTPHAGFLEADDLAGWEATWEQPVSVDLGGWTVHKAGPWSQGPVMLQQLTLLGDVELATLDVDDPATVHRLVEGTKLAMADRDAWYGDAMPVDLDALLSPGYGDARRALIGDTASEDWRPGSPTGTAPQVPEHARRVVAGEVTHEVGGGLGEPTVQHQEPQRPDPVAPPVDADGTTRGDTCHLDVVDRWGTMISATPSGGWLQSNPVVPGLGFPLGNRLQMAWLDEGLPGTLTPGRRPRTTLTPSLASYQGRPTLAFGTPGGDQQDQWSSHLLLRLLAGFARDRSLDLQAAIDAPNWHTNHLVNSFWPRGYEAASLVLESRVPESTVDALRRRGHRVSVGGPWSEGRLSAVARHPDTGLLLAAANPRGMQGYAAGR; from the coding sequence ATGGCCTTCACCACGCGTCCGACCCTGCAGGGCACCTTCGGGATGGTGGGCAGCACCCACTGGCTGGCCACCGCCACAGCCATGTCGGTGCTCGAGCGCGGCGGACGGGCCGCCGACGCCGCCGTGGCCGCCGGCTTCGTGCTGCACGTGGTCGAACCGCACCTGAACGGGCCCGGCGGCGAGGTGCCGATGGTGCTCAGCGTCGAGGGCGCCGACCCCGTCGTCCTCTGCGGGCAGGGTGTCGCCCCGGCCGGCGCCACCGCGGAGCGCTACCGCGACCTCGGGCTGGACATCGTCCCCGGCTCCGGCCCGCTGGCCGCTGCCGTCCCCGGGGCAGTGGACGCCTGGCTGCTGCTGCTCCGCGACCACGGCACCTGGACCCTGCGCGACGTCCTGGACCACGCGATCGGGCTCGCCGAGCACGGCCACTCCCCGGTGCCCCAGGTGGCCGCCACCGTGGCCAGCGTGCAGGAGCTCTTCACCGAGCACTGGACCAGCTCCGCCGCGCTCTACCTCGGCGCGGACGGCCCCCGCACCGGGCAGCTGTTCCGCAACCCCGACCTCGCCGGCACCTGGCAGCGGCTGCTCGCCGAGGCCGAGTCCGCCGGGCCCGACCGCGACACCCAGATCGAGGCCGCGCGACGCGTCTGGCGGGAGGGCTTCATCGCCGAGGCCCTGGTGGCCGCCGCCGGCACCCCCACCGTCGACTCCACCGGGACGCCCCACGCCGGCTTCCTCGAGGCCGACGACCTGGCCGGCTGGGAGGCCACCTGGGAGCAGCCGGTCAGCGTCGACCTGGGCGGCTGGACGGTCCACAAGGCCGGCCCGTGGAGCCAGGGACCGGTGATGCTGCAGCAGCTCACCCTCCTCGGCGACGTCGAACTCGCCACCCTCGACGTGGACGACCCGGCCACCGTGCACCGGCTGGTCGAGGGGACCAAGCTGGCGATGGCCGACCGTGACGCCTGGTACGGCGACGCCATGCCGGTCGACCTCGACGCGCTGCTCTCCCCCGGTTACGGCGACGCGCGCCGCGCCCTGATCGGCGACACCGCCTCGGAGGACTGGCGCCCGGGCTCACCCACCGGCACCGCACCGCAGGTCCCCGAGCACGCCCGCCGGGTGGTCGCCGGCGAGGTCACGCACGAGGTCGGAGGCGGGCTGGGCGAGCCGACCGTGCAGCACCAGGAGCCCCAGCGGCCCGACCCGGTCGCTCCCCCGGTCGACGCCGACGGCACCACCCGCGGCGACACCTGCCACCTCGACGTGGTCGACCGCTGGGGGACGATGATCTCGGCCACCCCGAGCGGTGGGTGGCTGCAGTCCAACCCGGTCGTCCCCGGGCTGGGGTTCCCGCTGGGCAACCGGCTGCAGATGGCCTGGCTGGACGAGGGCCTGCCCGGCACCCTGACCCCCGGACGCCGCCCGCGCACCACCCTCACCCCCAGCCTGGCCAGCTACCAGGGACGTCCGACGCTGGCCTTCGGCACCCCCGGCGGTGACCAGCAGGACCAGTGGAGCAGCCACCTGCTGCTGCGGCTGCTGGCCGGGTTCGCCCGTGACCGGAGCCTGGACCTGCAGGCCGCGATCGACGCCCCCAACTGGCACACCAACCACCTGGTCAACTCCTTCTGGCCACGCGGCTACGAGGCCGCCTCGCTGGTGCTGGAGAGCCGGGTGCCGGAGAGCACCGTGGACGCGCTGCGCCGGCGCGGGCACCGGGTGAGCGTGGGCGGCCCCTGGTCGGAGGGGCGGCTCAGCGCCGTGGCCCGCCACCCCGACACCGGACTGCTGCTGGCCGCGGCCAACCCGCGCGGTATGCAGGGCTACGCCGCCGGCCGCTGA
- a CDS encoding NADP-dependent oxidoreductase — MAVSTRIVLAARPSGEPTSSDFRTETVELDAPGEGEVLLETLYLSLDPYMRGRMNDAESYAEPLALGQTMVGQTVSRVLESAAPGLAPGDVVLAGSGWQTHSVQPADRLIPLTDPPTPLSTALGVLGMPGMTAWTGLLTIGDPKPGETVVVAAATGPVGSAVGQIARIKGARAVGIAGGPEKVAHLRELGFDAALDHRAEDFAEQLAAATPDGIDVYFENVGGRVWDAVLPRLNTFARVPVCGLVAGYNATGLPEGPDRSGLLMAKVLQKRLTVRGFLVHELAAGQRERFLQEMGQWVAEGRVRYREDVTEGLENAVASFVGMLRGDNFGKTVVKVSD, encoded by the coding sequence ATGGCAGTGAGCACCCGCATCGTCCTGGCCGCCCGACCCTCCGGGGAGCCGACGTCCTCGGACTTCCGCACCGAGACCGTCGAGCTCGACGCCCCTGGCGAGGGCGAGGTGCTGCTGGAGACGCTCTACCTGTCGCTGGACCCCTACATGCGGGGCCGGATGAACGACGCCGAGTCCTACGCCGAGCCCCTCGCGCTGGGGCAGACCATGGTCGGGCAGACCGTGTCCCGCGTGCTGGAGTCCGCGGCGCCCGGGCTGGCCCCCGGCGACGTCGTGCTGGCGGGCAGCGGCTGGCAGACCCACTCCGTCCAGCCCGCCGACCGGCTGATCCCGCTCACCGACCCGCCCACCCCGCTGTCCACCGCCCTCGGTGTGCTGGGGATGCCGGGGATGACCGCCTGGACCGGTCTGCTGACCATCGGTGACCCGAAGCCCGGTGAGACGGTCGTGGTGGCCGCCGCGACCGGTCCGGTGGGGAGCGCGGTGGGGCAGATCGCCAGGATCAAGGGTGCTCGTGCGGTGGGCATCGCCGGCGGCCCGGAGAAGGTGGCTCACCTGCGCGAGCTCGGGTTCGACGCCGCCCTGGACCACCGGGCCGAGGACTTCGCCGAGCAGCTGGCCGCGGCCACGCCGGACGGGATCGACGTCTACTTCGAGAACGTCGGCGGACGGGTCTGGGACGCCGTGCTGCCCCGGCTCAACACCTTCGCGCGGGTCCCGGTGTGCGGCCTAGTCGCGGGCTACAACGCCACCGGGCTGCCCGAGGGACCGGACCGCTCGGGGCTGCTGATGGCCAAGGTGCTGCAGAAGCGGCTGACCGTCCGCGGCTTCCTGGTCCACGAGCTCGCCGCCGGTCAGCGGGAGCGCTTCCTGCAGGAGATGGGGCAGTGGGTGGCCGAGGGGCGGGTCCGCTACCGCGAGGACGTCACGGAGGGTCTGGAGAACGCGGTCGCGTCCTTCGTGGGCATGCTCCGCGGCGACAACTTCGGCAAGACCGTCGTCAAGGTGTCCGACTGA
- a CDS encoding exodeoxyribonuclease III: protein MRLVTWNVNSLRSRIGRVEALLARHDVDVLALQETKAREDQLPLLGLEAMGYEVAAAGTNQWNGVAIISRVGLEDVQVGFEGMPGWGEPEAPESRALGATCGGVRVWSLYVPNGRKPDDPHYLYKLDWLARLREAAQGWRGTPTALVGDWNIAPRDEDVFDIAQFARSTHVTPRERAAFQGFLDDGWDDVVRPHAPGPDVYTYWDYYRQRFERNRGLRIDFVLGSPALTGRVTGAWIDTEERAGTGASDHAPVVVDLADAPAAG from the coding sequence GTGCGCCTGGTCACCTGGAACGTCAACTCGCTGCGGTCCCGGATCGGTCGGGTGGAGGCGCTGCTGGCCCGCCACGACGTGGACGTGCTGGCCCTCCAGGAGACCAAGGCTCGGGAGGACCAGCTGCCGCTGCTGGGTCTGGAGGCGATGGGCTACGAGGTGGCCGCCGCCGGCACCAACCAGTGGAACGGCGTGGCCATCATCAGCCGGGTCGGTCTGGAGGACGTCCAGGTCGGCTTCGAGGGGATGCCCGGCTGGGGTGAGCCGGAGGCGCCGGAGTCCCGTGCTCTCGGCGCCACCTGCGGCGGGGTGCGGGTGTGGTCGCTGTACGTGCCCAACGGCCGCAAGCCCGACGACCCGCACTACCTGTACAAGCTGGACTGGCTGGCCCGGCTCCGCGAGGCCGCTCAGGGCTGGCGCGGGACCCCCACCGCGCTGGTCGGGGACTGGAACATCGCCCCACGCGACGAGGACGTCTTCGACATCGCCCAGTTCGCCCGCTCGACCCACGTCACCCCCCGGGAGCGCGCCGCCTTCCAGGGGTTCCTCGACGACGGCTGGGACGACGTGGTCCGCCCGCACGCGCCGGGGCCGGACGTCTACACCTACTGGGACTACTACCGGCAGCGGTTCGAGCGGAACCGCGGGCTGCGGATCGACTTCGTGCTCGGCTCCCCCGCCCTCACCGGCCGGGTGACGGGCGCCTGGATCGACACCGAGGAGCGCGCGGGCACCGGGGCCTCGGACCACGCGCCGGTGGTCGTCGACCTCGCCGACGCGCCGGCCGCCGGGTGA
- a CDS encoding DUF402 domain-containing protein: MSWPADARPGEPVLCRFTKWPGSEHWRHDCVWLGTDEHGDWIGQRAGARSWRPGAAFDNPVPNVSLVPAGAPDWVGTLFPPGHPSGTAVYLDLMWDVAWSPDERGVLTGIDMDLDVVRTDARGTFLDDEDEFAEHSARWDYPEDVRAQVVARADALLVDVRIGTAPFDGATGAGWLERLRRLE; encoded by the coding sequence GTGAGCTGGCCCGCTGACGCGCGTCCTGGTGAGCCGGTGCTCTGCCGCTTCACCAAGTGGCCGGGGTCGGAGCACTGGCGCCACGACTGCGTCTGGCTGGGCACCGACGAGCACGGGGACTGGATCGGGCAGCGGGCCGGCGCGCGGAGCTGGCGTCCCGGTGCCGCCTTCGACAACCCGGTCCCGAACGTCAGCCTGGTGCCGGCTGGTGCTCCCGACTGGGTGGGGACGCTCTTCCCGCCCGGCCACCCCTCCGGCACCGCGGTCTACCTCGACCTGATGTGGGACGTCGCCTGGTCCCCCGACGAGCGCGGCGTCCTCACCGGCATCGACATGGACCTCGACGTGGTCCGCACCGACGCCCGCGGCACCTTCCTCGACGACGAGGACGAGTTCGCCGAGCACTCCGCCCGCTGGGACTACCCCGAGGACGTCCGGGCGCAGGTGGTGGCGCGGGCCGACGCGCTGCTGGTGGACGTCCGGATCGGTACCGCGCCGTTCGACGGTGCGACCGGCGCGGGGTGGTTGGAACGGCTCCGCCGTCTCGAGTGA
- a CDS encoding four-carbon acid sugar kinase family protein produces the protein MLVLVLDDDPTGSQSATGVEVLLDWDTDTLTDALGSAPAVYLLTNTRAVAEAEAVALVHRTRDMAAEAGRRLGERVHLVLRGDSTLRGHVFAEAAAVDDRAPLLFVPAFPGGGRTTVDGTHLVRVGGRTLPAHETEFAADPVFGYRSGHLPDYVREHSDREPVLLPIEVVRDPAALVAALVGAGDGQVLLPDVHDDADVERLAVAVRTAWTERELVVRGGAPIAAAVAGVTSAGLLPTPVTPSGRTLLVCGSHTSAATRQLAVAAAGRRAPCVIDTDAALADGPGEVDRLVSEVAPALADGFAALASERVRRPEHHTLAHGESVMRVLVGTVAALRDDVEVVVSKGGITGAEVARAGLGAARARVRGQVLPGVSVWDLSTPAGRPVVLVVVPGNVGEDDTLDTVLRAVST, from the coding sequence ATGCTCGTCCTGGTCCTCGACGACGACCCCACCGGCAGCCAGTCCGCCACCGGCGTGGAGGTGCTGCTGGACTGGGACACCGACACCCTGACCGACGCCCTGGGCTCCGCGCCGGCGGTCTACCTGCTGACCAACACCCGCGCCGTGGCCGAGGCGGAGGCCGTCGCCCTGGTGCACCGGACCCGGGACATGGCCGCGGAGGCCGGGCGACGCCTCGGTGAGCGGGTGCACCTGGTGCTGCGCGGGGACTCCACCCTGCGCGGGCACGTGTTCGCCGAGGCCGCCGCCGTCGACGACCGGGCCCCGCTGCTGTTCGTGCCGGCCTTCCCCGGCGGCGGCCGCACCACGGTCGACGGCACCCACCTGGTCCGGGTGGGTGGGCGGACCCTGCCGGCGCACGAGACCGAGTTCGCCGCCGACCCCGTCTTCGGGTACCGCTCCGGCCACCTGCCCGACTACGTGCGCGAGCACTCCGACCGCGAACCGGTGCTGCTGCCCATCGAGGTGGTCCGCGACCCCGCGGCGCTGGTGGCCGCCCTGGTCGGTGCGGGTGACGGCCAGGTGCTGCTGCCCGACGTCCACGACGACGCCGACGTGGAGCGGCTGGCGGTCGCGGTCCGGACGGCCTGGACCGAGCGCGAGCTCGTGGTCCGCGGTGGGGCGCCGATCGCCGCCGCAGTGGCCGGGGTCACCAGCGCCGGCCTGCTCCCCACCCCGGTGACGCCGTCCGGGCGCACGCTGCTGGTCTGCGGCTCCCACACCTCCGCGGCCACCCGCCAGCTCGCGGTCGCCGCGGCCGGACGACGGGCCCCGTGCGTCATCGACACCGACGCGGCGCTGGCCGACGGACCCGGGGAGGTCGACCGGCTGGTGAGCGAGGTGGCGCCCGCGCTGGCCGACGGCTTCGCGGCGCTGGCCAGCGAACGGGTGCGGCGCCCCGAGCACCACACCCTGGCCCACGGCGAGTCGGTGATGCGGGTGCTGGTGGGCACGGTGGCCGCTCTCCGCGACGACGTCGAGGTGGTGGTCTCCAAAGGTGGGATCACCGGCGCGGAGGTGGCCCGGGCCGGGCTCGGTGCCGCCCGGGCCAGGGTCCGCGGCCAGGTGCTGCCGGGGGTCTCCGTCTGGGACCTGAGCACTCCTGCCGGACGTCCGGTGGTGCTGGTGGTGGTGCCGGGCAACGTCGGCGAGGACGACACCCTCGACACGGTCCTGCGCGCCGTCAGCACCTGA